The Oncorhynchus keta strain PuntledgeMale-10-30-2019 chromosome 28, Oket_V2, whole genome shotgun sequence DNA segment ACACACGCATGTGACAAGGGTACGATTCCATAGAAATATATTTTCTAAGTTTGATTTCTGGTCAGTAAGACATCAAATTTCCCTAGATGATTCCTGACCCTGTCTGTGTGTAAGGGGGAAGAGACACACATCCAGCTGACCTGGGGGTCATCCCTCCATGtcagggtcagacagacagctctaTAAACCTGCTGTCAATCTGTTGTAGCTAGAGGTCAACACTGTCAATCAACATATAAACTACGAAACAAGAGGAGCTGGAGGGTCTTGTCtatgctcaaacacacacatagagagatgCACACTTACTATATATGCAGACTATATGCACACAGCACGCAATGAgctagtgtttttttttaaactttcatAAGATATGTAAATGCATGCAGAGTCAGATCTGCCCCACAGCTTATGTTAAGAGATAACTCACACACTTTTAACATCAAGACATCCAAACATTTGCTAAACACTCCCTGTGTCAGGTGAGTTATAGTAACATTCTCTAGTCACAAACATACCGATTCTTTAATCAATACAGACATATTTCATTTCAATTTAAAGCATTTAGGCTACAGCAAAAGAAGAGCAATTTAATAGAGAAAAAAGTATCCCCTAATAATATTGTTATCCCAAGACTAGTCTCAAAACACCCGCCTGTAACTCCTGAGCCCTCAACATCATCATCTCACCTGTCACCTCGTGCTGAGCACCGGGTGTGACTGTGGTCATCTCTGTTCCCTCCActcctgtccctgtgtctgttcCGGTGTTTGGATGCCTCCCGATTCCTGCCGGCCGCTGCAGAACAGCAGTAACAAATCAAATCAGCCTGAATACGACTGCAGCAAAACCGTACGGAGAGAGATACATGGCAGAGAAACAGAGTTTGAGAGTAGAGGGATGccaaaaagagagacaccaacAGGAGAAGTGAATATTATGAACTTGACctctttttatttttaattagcTTATTTTTGCTAATGACATTTTAATCCATATTGGCTTGGTTTGTCTATGAGTTTAAGTCACAGAAGAGCACACGTACCAGGCATGCACCCGAAAGCACTGCATTACGTCATTATTTATATCAGAGTGTACGCATGTCTGGTCAGTGGTctgtctctttcacacacacacacacacacacacacacacacacacacacacacacacacacacacacacacacacacacacacacacacacacacacacacacacacacacacacacacacacacacacacacacacacacacacacacacacacacacacacacacacacacacacacacacacacacacacacacacacacacacacacacacagccttccaGAGGTTTATTCATAGATTAAAAATAGAGCTGAGGAAACATCAAATAACAACAAGCTGTTAGAATCAGCAGGAGGGTCTATGATAAAGATGTTGGGGAAAATACTCCCATAATGGAGAACATAAAAGGGTTGAGAGAGACCAACTGACAAGAAAGAAGCCAAAGGGCAAACAGGCTTTAGGCCCTGGTGTAGGGCTAGAGAGAATGGTGCAATTGTGGCCCACGATTCAGGGAGTTCCTGCATGTAGGCATTCCTTCATCTGCAGGAATCCCTCTCTATACTTCTATTGGTCCATTTTTAAGCCAGTCAATCAGGAGGTGGGGGTGTTCCAGTACAGTAGGTTGCATAATGTTGGATGCCAACTGCCGATTAACCCCACAGAATATGAAGAAGAGGCGAGGGCAACAACGGTAGAAAGTGTCCTCCCCCCGCCTGTTGGGCACCGTTTTCCCGCAGTTCTGTTAATGATGGTGAGGGCAGTTCTGTTAATGATGGTGAGGGCAGTTCTGTTAATGATGGTGAGGGCAGTTCTGTTAATGATGGTGAGGGCAGTTCTGTTAATGATGGTGAGGGCAGTTCTGTTAATGATGGTGAGGGCAGTTCTGTTAATGATGGTGAGGGCAGTTTTGTTAATGATGGTGAGGGCAGTTCTGTTAATGATGGTGAGGGCAGTTCTGTTAATGATGGTGAGGGCAGTTCTGTTAATGATGGTGAGGGCAGTTCTGTTAATGATGGTGAGGCCAGTTCTGTTAATGATGGTGAGGGCAGGCAGGAGCAAAGGACACTGTCTACTGGTGTCTCCCGCTGTAGGCTAACTAGCAAGCAAGCAGGCAGAATTCCTGTGCAGGGGAGGCAGGAGCAAAGGACACTGTCTACTGGTGTCTCCCGCtgtaggctagctagctagcaggcaGAATTCCTGTACGGGGAGGCGGGGGCATAAAACTCAGATAATACTTTTATTTCTCTTTTTTACCAATATTCAAAAGTGTCACACAAGCATGAAGATGTAGTTCTCAAGGCAGGTAttcatgcaggaaccaatgaGATGCTTGAGGCAGGGGGCATTCATGAAGGCACAGGAATGCTCACAAGCAAAAACACGCCAATTGCAGCTGCAATCACACACTCCTGGGGCTAAAGGCAAACAGGGGCCACAGGCATGGTTATGCCTGCAGAGGCTGTTGCTGCACAAAGTTTGGCTCCATAAAAATATTTATGGAGCCCTGAGGTCGTTGGGAAAACATGTGCTGAAAATTAAAACATGTAGCAATAGCCTGGGCTTAATGCACCAGATGTGTTTTTATATGTGACCATTGACTTATAATTACATTACCCAGGCTGGCTATTATAGTCCCCTATGTAGTCGTTTGGTCACGATGCTGCAATTGACCATTTCTGGGGTGGGATTAATTTAAATGCAATTTACAGGTTCTTTCAGACTTCCGTTTCACGCAGAAATCGGATTATCccttctttccaatgttttaggCTAATAATGGTCATGAAAACGCACACAACATTTTTACCAAGGTCTGATTGCCTATAGAAAACGTGATGCGCAAGAGCTGCAGGGTATATGACACCGGCAGTGAGTCGAGGCAATTGGGTCTCATAGGGGTGTGTCATTCGGAACAGCGACACCAATTAAACGTTCACACATGCGCGTGTCAGATCCTATTTGTTGCCCTGGATAAAGAAAATGAGACGAGGCATCTGCCATTTTGAGAAAGGTGTTCACGCTACATTTCTGAAGCAGAAATAGTATAAGATGGGGAGAAGTTAGAGTGAACAGATATCCAGCCGAGTAGGCCTACAGCTTGACTTAATTTGGCTCAGTATTGTGAAAAGTGTCAAATATGTATATTATATTCTCTCCTGCTGCATCATCCCAACTCGGACCGTGACGAAAAGGTCCGCATACATAGGCTCTGTTTGCTCCTAGCATAACTCATTTTGCTCCTAGGCGAAGCGATATGGAGccccgtttgggtctttgtgtgtcaaaaaagacacgtcaaataacactatttgaccaatcaggacccgaatgactgcacgtcacataatGTAACACGTTCATGATTTTTTTACGTAGTTACACATGGATTACGCTTTCACTAGTGTTACATATGTCACAGCGAATCACCGAAATGTATGCTATGATGCCGGTAAAGTTTTGACGCACCTGCCGCACTAGCGCAGACACACCTCCCCAAACTCTggacagtgctggtcataaaaaaagccagctagctgatggatgcaaacaatgATAAAAAACAAACAGTTTTAGCTAAATATCTAGCTATGTGCCATCATCtaaaatattttatttgattAGTAGTGGTCGGACCcacctatgtgaagctagccacaataactATTACACAGGTGGAATTTGCGTttcgccttcaaaataaaagtattatTCAAAGTGATACAAATGGTGGAATCATGCCATAATGGAATAGATAATGCTAAACGAGTTTGGAATGTTCTTATATAAATTAAACAAAATACAATCATTTCTTAATTAGAAAAAAATCTGTTCAAATCAACTGGATGTATTagactttagaattgcattgggggcatacttatttcactgtacagccttacatatggattgtggatcaatgacatggaGTATCAGTCTacacagtgacacccagagaacattaaCGTCGTAGCTCTTATTGTGGGACATTGAAACCACtgtgaattgagccacatttgtattgaacactattccaTAAGGAAAAACAATACAATGTGGATGTTTTGGAGCTTGATAACTAGAGGACTTTGGGGAAAAAAAGCACTTGGgtactgagtagactgataccccatttcattgatccccaatccttaggtaaggctgtacaacgcaatatgaatgtcaatacacacaataggctgactggTGAGTtgatttcacacagtcacagtcctGCAATAAGAGCCAGGATACTAATATAAACACTTCACAGTTCTGTGGGTTTCTCccagtagactgataccccatttcattgctcCACATTACAACACAAACTTGTTCaacattatctagtctaaatatgtCATGATTCCACAAATTGTaaccttctgcatcactttcgaatatggacttttattttgaagacaaaacgcaaattccactattgtggctaaagACCTTTGCTTGAAAAACAAAAAACGGCCATATTACTGTTTGTCCCTTTTGAGCAACCATGGCAAAAACATCGCCAgaaacacttcctcaaaatagtccaaATGTATCTAAGATAAATCAAGAAATCAAGAGTTCTTAATGTACAATTGTGCGACTAAGATgcttggtgcagtatttctcaagtgaaaaaaaTGTGCATGATAACTTGTCATCTCATtggctgcattccaaacacttaagacacaccctctcccctcagccatcaaattaagtggacacttctgatgacaTATCATGACGTCTGACGAGTTTACACTTGCAGAAATTCGTCACTCGTTCGTCCCGTGacgattgtgttttcagccaccggtaGCTTGTGGGTGCGTTATATGCGCTGTCAATTACGattgcatgtctacttatattaactatatcattattaatatacgcctactgtatgatagctaattattttgttagctaactaacgttaaccTACCTAGCTACTTCTGAAGGACAAttttttatttctacaatttccaaaagttaaccaaacaaaaacataattactTTTATGAGACGTGTTTATGCATAGGTAGCACAATTTCTaacttgtgtattttatttaactaggcaagtcagttacgaacaaattcttatttacaatgacggcctaccaaaaggcctcaaCTCTTTCAACAAAAATGATTTTCAAATAAACCAAATTTATCAACACAGTAGGCCTAAATATTTCCTAACGATATCACAACTTAAATATAGCCTACTTACTTACTCAGTTGGATCAAGGACATCTTGGTAATTCTTTTCATCATCTCTAAGGGAACTATCTGGGGCAAACACTCGAAAATCGCTTCTGCTGAATGTCTGTCGCTGCCGAGCTAACAAATACTGTGCTAGTCTCTCACTCTATGAACGATCACTGCTATCCAGATTCCTTGGGACATCCTTACCCTGAACCCTAAACTAACACTAAACTTAACCATTTTACATGTACACTTGATAGgaggtagggacgtcccaagaaTTCAGAATAGCAAGGACCCTCTGGGAAAGCCTATGAACCTCTCTATTCGACTGAAAGTCGTGGACACAACTCTTATTGGCTGTCTAATGTAAGCTACTGAGAACTGGTAACAACACAGTCTGTGATTGGCTAACATGTAGATTTACAGCAAGATGAGATAACAAACCACGAAGTGTTGAAGACAAGACAGATTACCTATAGATTGGACAATATTTTCTAGGCCATTAGCGATAACAGGGAATACACAAGCCATAGGCTATACTCGGAGGCTACTTCGGCTTGCACGGGGAAAACGGTAAGTTTCAAACATTTATGGTTGAGATTGAATTAATATAAATATCCACAGTATGACTTTCATTAACACGCAGACGTTAGTACGGTGTTGATATGACGACATGGTAGTTGACGCTACATGCAGGCGTCACGCAGACATTAGTAAGGCAGCCACACGGTGGCCTAGGCTTTATTAAGTCTCTTATCACCCCCCATACTACTCAGGACCTCTGCTTAACTAGCTCAAGTGAATGCACTCCCGAAGCATTTTACCAGTCGCGCCACGCCAAAAGCCAGCTACTCCGCTGCACAAGTGGGGGACACTTCTGGCTGAGGAGTCAATTTCACACATCTCCATATGCTACATACAAACTTTACAAATATAAAGACCAACAAGAatgttcaataaaaaaaaaaaaacctgtattACAGAAACATCTTTGTATTACTACGTCATTGTGTAATATTATTAATGTAATAACCACGTGGATAAGGTTTATATAAGGTTTGAATGTGGCACCACCGCCTGGTTGATACATACAAGCACAGGTTAACATCTTTCTCAGAGAAGACcttttttgatttatttaactaggcgagtcagttaagaacaaattcttatttacaacaaagGCCAAACTCTCTCCTAACCCTGACGACTTTGGGCCATTTGTGTGCCGCCCTAACTTTGTATGAAATGCAACTTCAGAAAGATCATGTCAAGTCCATGGAATTAAGTTATTTATTGGAAATCCCTATAGTGAGCCATCGGACATCATAGTACATTATAGCTCAACACAAGCACTGGCAGTGGTGTTCaagacagacacagtgatattTATCTAGGCTAGTCCcatacactgtgtgtgttgttgccAACTCCTCTATAGATGCCAAGCCTTGCATGACATCTTAGGCAAGACAGTAAAGGAACAGAGGAATTGACTAGGGCAGCAACAGGCACGTTGATTGTCATGAATCTTACCCTGGGGGAAGAACTAAGCGATTTCCACTAGATCATGGAtaggcaactccagtcctcaggagcctgattggtgtcacagctAAAATACCTGACTCCAATAAATCatctaatcatgatcttcagtttagaatgcaattagtttaaTCTGCCATGTATGCTAAGGATGGAGAAAAATTGTGACACCACTCCGGCCgacgaggactggagttgcccatccttGCACTAAATGCAAAGTAAAAATGGTCTATAttataaaaatgtatgaaaacaaaacagtgctttttggtcttaattgaaGGTTTGAGTCAGGCATTAgggttatgactttgtggctgtgccagctagtgaccactgcaGTGCTGCCTCGGCAATATTCATAAATTCCAACCTGCGCAACACTAGAGCACCAGGCTAGTTAGCAGCTAGCTGTTTTCTCTGACAGACAGGGAGGTGTCACAAAGCAGGACCAAGGGGATAACAGATAAATAACATTCCATAATATTCTAAAATAAGTTCATATTTTCTAGAAATAGGCATGGCATAATTGATGAGACAACTCATATTTAAGAATAGCTTAGGAAAATAACCCcatctaaaaacatttttttgaatTACCTTAAACCGAGTGAGGTTTGTGGATCAAAACAAACataaaaccaacagacaaacaaacaaacaaacaaacaaacatgggtaaaCAATAGAAAAATACAGACACTTGAAAAACAGAAGGGGAGGTAGAGCCTTCAATTAGGCTTTGATCAATACAAACAAATCGTTCTGTAATTGCAAAATGTAATCGGAATACAATATCGAATTAAACAAACATTTCAAAGGATACAGAGGCAACTTCAGGGGTAATGTGTTtcgtaataaataaaaaataatcctAACTAATATAAAGAGCAATGTTCACTTTCAACTACAATGATACAGACCGCAAGACCAAACATAAAATGGTTTATCTTTTTATTGCGAATCCAGAGATTCTGTACTTGTAAGTAAATTCCACTCTGCGTGACATTGATATAAATACATTAAAAAGATAACGCAAGAGATTGTGAGTAGCTGCAGTCATGGTATCAATGGGAAATTGGGAGGGTCAACCTTgaaatttggtgtgtgtgtgtgtgtggggtacagaagtCCTGTGTTGATTTTCAGCGAGGAGGGGAAAATCTAACCATACCCTCTGGTAGAAGGTCCTTAGATCTGAaggaagagggggaaaggagaagagggaattAAAACACTTCTAAATTTAAACTTTCAGAAAGCAATACAAATATAGATTTAGCACCTACATCATCAATGTCCTCATCATCATCTCCAATGTCATCGAACTGGATGTCTTCATCATCCCCAGGACCGAAGGTGTCGGTCTCGTTGATCTTGGCTaagagagggaggacatagaaAGGGGAGGTATCAGAGAGTGAACAGGGAAGTGCAAACAAAAGAGAAATTGGACAAGAAAGAGCAGTCAACAGTGGCTCTCATGGTCTGTGTGCCTCAATCATTTCAACTAGCTTcctttcctcttttcctctcctacATGACCACTATACAAATCCCATTAACTGTTACCGTAGggacagctactcttcctggtacTCACCGTGCTCCGGCAGTTCTCCGTAAGCCTTCAGACTTCTGGCCTCATCTGCATTGTACTTCAGGATCACATCAGCTTTGTTGTcctataggggagagagagaaacccaaaCCTCTTTTTACATTACAGTGACAAACAAACAGACTCACACCCTACAACAACTGCAGTGGTATGTTGCTGGTCATCTCACCTGGTAATCTCTCAATCCCACCAGGATGATATCTGACGTGTTAATCCACACCTGAAAGAAGAGAGGTGAGAAACGCAATAATGCTTTTGAGGAATTAATCAGATGAATGGATAACAATCTAAAGGTTTGgttaatatacagtgcatttggaaagtattcagaccccttgactttttccacattttgttaaattcgtcttattctaaaatggattaaatacatacatttttcccccctcaatctacacacaataccccataataacaaagcaaacaggtttttagaaacaaaaatacattatttacataagtattcagaccctttgctatgagaataaatacattgagctcaggtgcatcctgtttcctttgatcattcttgagatgtacAACTTGTACaacttctacaacttgattggagtccgcctgtggtaaattccattgattgaacatgatttggaaaggcacacacaaaagttcccacagttgacagtgcatgtcagagccaaaaccaagccatgaggaagtttgtagagctcagagacaggattatgtccaggcacagatctgggcaaGGGTACGAAAACatttctgaagcattgaaggtccccaaaaacacagtggcctccatcattcttaaatggaagaagtttggaaccaccaagactcttccaagagctcgTCGCCCAGCCAAacagagcaatcgggggagaagggccttggtcagggaggtgaccaagaacccggtggtcactgacagagctccagagttcctctgtggagatgggagaaccttccagaacagtctttgcagcactccaccaaatcatgcctttatggtagagtggtcagagggaaaccactcctcagtaaaaggcacggcagcccgcttggagtttgccaaaaggcacctaaaggactctcagaccatgagaaacaagattctctggtataaagaaaccaagattgaactatttggcctgaatgccaagcgtcatgcagagccagagcttggacttgaactcaatcaaacatttctggagagacctgacaacagctgtgcagtgacgctcccctccaacctgagagagcttaagaggatctgtaaagaatgggagaaactccccaaatataggtgtgccaagcttgtagcgtcatacccaagaggctataatcgctgcaaaaaggtgcttcaacaaagtactgagtaaagggtctgaatgtcatgtttaaattagcaaacatttgtAAACCGgattttgctttttcattatgaggtattgtgtgtagattgaggattttttatttttttttaaatacaattttagaataaggctggaatgtaaaatgtggaaaaggtcaaggggtctgaatacttaacaaAAACACAAATTAAATTCATTAGATACACTTGAGTCCATACAGTGTAACAGTTGACAGTCCATAGTGAAAAAAGCTTTGAGTCGGCATCAGTCAGGGTTTCCTCTGTTTCAGtgtgatgggtgtgtgtgtgtgtgacctttttCCTGAGTTTTCCTCGGATGTGGCAGAGCCGCTTCACTCCGTCAAAACACATGGCTTCCAACCTCCCATTACCCAACATCTTAAATCACCTGGGCATACtctacaggagagagaaagacccaACATCTTAATCACCTGGGCATACtctacaggagagacagacccAACATCTTAATCACCTGGGCATACtctacaggagagagaaagacccaACATCTTAATCACCTGGGCATACtctacaggagagagaaagacccaACATCTTAATCACCTGGGCATACtctacaggagagagacagacccaaCATCTTAATCACCTGGGCATACtctacaggagagagacagacccaaCATCTTAATCACCTGGGCATACtctacaggagagacagacccAACATCTTAATCATACTCTACAGGGAGAGAAAGGGCATACATCTTAATCACCTGGGCATACtctacaggagagacagacccAACATCTTAATCACCTGGGCATACtctacaggagagagacagacccaaCATCTTAATCACCTGGGCATACtctacaggagagagaaagacccaACATCTTAATCACCTGGGCATACtctacaggagagagacagacccaaCATCTTAATCACCTGGGCATACtctacaggagagagacagacccaaCATCTTAATCACCTGGGCATACtctacaggagagagaaagacccaACATCTTAATCACCTGGGCATACtctacaggagagagaaagacccaACATCTTAATCACCTGGGCATACtctacaggagagagaaagacccaACATCTTAATCACCTGGGCATACtctacaggagagagaaagacccaACATCTTAATCACCTGGGCATACtctacaggagagagacagactcaacATCACCGGAGATGGACACACCTACATACACTATGTACTCTACAGAACCGGAGAGGGACACACCTACATACACTATGTACTCTACAGCACCGGAGAGGGACACACCTACATAACCTATGTACTCTACAGCACCGGAGAGGGACACACCTACATACACTATGTACTCTACAGCACCGGAGAGGGACACACCTACATACACTATGTACTCTACAGCACCGGAGAGGGACACACCTACATACACTATGTACTCTACAGCACCGGAGAGGGACACACCTACATACACTATGTACTCTACAGCACCGGAGAGGGACACACCTACATACACTATGTACTCTACAGCACCGGAGAGGGACACACCTACATACACTATGTACTCTatatgctaaatggcatatatatatatatatatatatatatatatatactctacaGCACCGGAgagggacacatacatacactATCTACAGCACCGGAGAGGGTACTCTGTACTCTACAGCACGGAGAGggacacacctacatacacatgTACTCTACAGCACCGGAGAGGGACACACCTACATACACTATGTACTCTACAGCACCGTACTCTACAGCACCGGAGGGACACACCTACATACACTATGTACTCTACAGCACCGGAGAGGGACACACCTCTACAGCACCGGAGAGGGACACACCTACCTGGGCATACTCTACAGCACCGGAGAGGGACACACCTACATACACTATGTACTCTACAGCACCGGAGAGGGACACACCTACATACACTATGTACTCTACAGCACCGGAGAGGGACACACCTACATACACTATGTACTCTACAGCACCGGAGAGGGACACACCTACATACACTATGTACTCTACAGCACCAGAGAGGGACACACCTACATACACTATGTACTCTACAGCACCGGAGAGGGACACACCTACATACACTATGTACTCTACAGCACCGGAGAGGGACACACCTACATACACTATGTACTCTACAGCACCGGAGAGGGacacacctacagttgaagtcggaagtttgcagaagcttaggttggagtcattaaaaaataacttatttttcaaccactccacacatttcttgttaacaaactatagttttggcaagtcggttaggacatctactttgtggatGACAAGTCATTTTCGCaacaatacagacagaatatttcactgtatcacaattccagtcggtcagaagtttacatacactgagttaactgtgcctttagacagcttggaaaattccagaaaattatgtcttggctttagaagcttagAGGCTAtttgacatttgagtcaattggaggtgtacctgtgaatgtatttcaaggcctaccttcaaacgcagtgcctctttgcttgacatcatggggaaatcaaaagaaatcagcaaagacctcagaaaaaaaatgatagacctccacaagtctggtttacccttgggagcaatttccaaacacctgaaggtaccatgttcatgtGTACAAGCAATATAACgcaattataaacaccatgggactacacagccgtcataccgctcaggaa contains these protein-coding regions:
- the LOC118361707 gene encoding eukaryotic translation initiation factor 1A, X-chromosomal-like, encoding MLGNGRLEAMCFDGVKRLCHIRGKLRKKVWINTSDIILVGLRDYQDNKADVILKYNADEARSLKAYGELPEHAKINETDTFGPGDDEDIQFDDIGDDDEDIDDI